The DNA region CTATCTGCTTGAAAATCTGCGTATCAATGAATTGATGATAAGCTGCTCGGATGATGCGTTCTCAGTTCCTGAATGGAAAGCAAGAATACTCAGTTCAATGGCTGATACAGAAGAAATCGAAGAGTTGACTACGTCAAACCAAAAGCAAGCAGAAGCACTCAATGAAGCTGTACGGCAGCTTCTTACATGGAGGACGAGCTATTGCAATCTGATGGAGATAGGTTTTTGAAAATCCATCCAAGATAAAAAAACGCTTACGGAATGACTGCTGATGATGCTATTGCCGAACATAAGGCTTCTTTAAAAATACTGGAGTATAGCATCAAATGATCTTTTTAAACTTAGACCAAAACTTATCCCTAACGTTAGCGAATTATATTATCATTATGATTACGGTGACGATTGGTGCGTGAAGATCACCTGCGAAGAAATCTATGACAGAATAAACTTCTTGAATTATCAAGCAAAGGACGGCTGGTCAAGAGTTGATGTATTTACATACGATGATGCACGCAAAAACTACAAATACAAAGACAGCAAACACTCTGAGGTGTGTGAAGAACTGAGACAGACGCTTGTTAAGATAGACATCGGAAACAAGCCTGTTTGTATTGGAACTGATGGCCTTAACGTTTGTGACGATGTGGGTGGAATTTACGGTTTTATCGAATTTCTGAAAGAAATCGATGACCACTCAAATCCGAAACGTGAAGAAACGCTGAACTGGGCGAGATTTCTTGGCTGGACAGGAAGAAAGAGCAAACCTGAGAATATGCTCTAAAGAATATATGGTGAACTCTTGCAGCAATAGCAACTTTATAGCTTTTTCCTGAAGTAAAATTCTTGGGAGATATAAAAAATGTGTCAGTGATATTCTGTGTCTGTACGGAATTGCTGTATATCTGGCAGGGAAGTGGAGAGTTCAGGCACAGAATATCACTGGAACGGTTTACACTTCTCCTAAAAATCTCACACCCGGTAAGACCTACAAGGTAGCGATCGCTGCAAGAGTTAACGGAAAATGGGATACTGCTAATGCTATAAAGAATGCTGTTACCGTTACAATAAAGTAACACAAGAATAAGATCCGACACATATTTTGATGTGTTTATATTGAAAGAGCAGTCGACTAACGCCCAAAAATCCGGTAGAATAAAATAATGACGCCGAAAAGTTCCAAAGAAGAATCCCTACAGCTATCAGGTGAACTCAGTCTGAAAAAAGCTGCTCATCAAACAGTGATCCATATCGACTGCTGTTGTTAGATCTTGCCGCGGAAAATTTTTTTGAAAAAGTGAAACTTTTTCCGATGCAGATGTGTATTATGAGTGTAAAGGTCCTGAAAAGACCCTATGAAACGTTTCAAAAAAGGAAGATCTATAATGACAGAAGAAAAATTCCTATGGGCATATGAAGAATTCAGAAAAACGGTATATTCCGTCATATACAGTTATGTGCGGAATACCGATGATGCTTCTGAGCTTTCGCAGGATACCTTTATAAAGCTATACACATACGACGGTGACTTTTTTTCAGACGAGCACATGAAGGCATGGCTTATCAGAGTTGCCATAAACAACTGCAACAATCATTTCCGAAACCAAAAACATATTTCTGCTTCTCCCATTCCCGATGATCTTCTCTCGGATGAAGAACCTGAGTTTGATGAGATCATTTGCGAGGTCATGAAACTTCCTGAAAAGTACAGAATACCCATCCATCTGTTTTACTATGAAGAGTACAGTATAAGCGAAATAGCAAATATCCTTGAACTCCCGGAAGCTACTGTTAAGACAAGGCTGAAACGAGGCAGGGACAAACTAAAAAAAACTCTCAGAAAGGAAGATTGGCTGTGAACGAAAATCGCTATAAAAAGGCAATGGACGACGTATGTGATAAACACTTCAACTTAACACCAGCAGAAATGCTTGAAAAAGCAAAGACATCTGCTAATACAGAAAGGAATATCACAATGAAACAATCAACCAAAAGAAGTATAATACGCAAGATCATTATAACATCTGCTGCCTGCCTGGCAATAACGGGTACAGCTGTATCGGCTATCGGCATCGGTCCGTTTGGCGAGACATTCAGCCGTTTCTTCGGTGAAGATGAAACAACAGCAGAGATCATCGATCAGGGACATTACTGCAATATCGGTCAGGAACAGTCTGACGGAATATTCACAGTCACGCTTGATTCGGTAACAGGCGACAAGATATCTCCTAAAATTATTTTTGATGTCACAGTAAATGACGAGACCCTTGCTTCAAAGAACGACAGGATCCATCTTTTCGCCTATATCCTCGACGAGAACAATTATAATAATCACCTTGACGAATATGGAATGTGTGACGCATACGGAAAAAAAGACCCCGAAGTCAGCAATTTATATCACGTCTGCCTGGACGGTCCTTCAGCATTTATGGTGAACGAAGAGGAGGTCATCGCAGCAGTTAAGCAGATAAGCTTTGAAAGTGATCCGGTAAATCAGAAATTTGACTATGATGTGGATATGGAGTACAGATTCATAGTTCCGGATCATGCACTGAAGGATTCTTATTTCGATTTATACAACGGAATAACCCTCAGCAGCGGAAACGTTGACTACGATCTGATATATGCAGAGTACGGTTCATACGAATCATCATTCGGATTCAACTTTAATTTCCTT from Ruminococcus albus AD2013 includes:
- a CDS encoding IS1096 element passenger TnpR family protein, whose amino-acid sequence is MNYQAKDGWSRVDVFTYDDARKNYKYKDSKHSEVCEELRQTLVKIDIGNKPVCIGTDGLNVCDDVGGIYGFIEFLKEIDDHSNPKREETLNWARFLGWTGRKSKPENML
- a CDS encoding RNA polymerase sigma factor: MTEEKFLWAYEEFRKTVYSVIYSYVRNTDDASELSQDTFIKLYTYDGDFFSDEHMKAWLIRVAINNCNNHFRNQKHISASPIPDDLLSDEEPEFDEIICEVMKLPEKYRIPIHLFYYEEYSISEIANILELPEATVKTRLKRGRDKLKKTLRKEDWL